In Flavivirga abyssicola, the following are encoded in one genomic region:
- a CDS encoding FdhF/YdeP family oxidoreductase, with translation MSTSPVDKANTPEEFTNLKTTEPAKNTGGFKALKSAMMHASKYMKPSEAIKISTKINQKGGFDCPGCAWPDPDDDRSSLGEYCENGMKAMSEERQKKTIGYEFFANHSVEALANLSDFEIGKSGRLSEPMFLAEGATHYQPISWKAAFEKVGNHLNALSNPDEAVFYTSGRTTNEAAFLYQLFVREFGTANLPDCSNMCHEVSGSALSETLGIGKGSVTLDDLYKAELVMVIGQNPGTNHPRMLTALEKCKKNGGKIIAINPLPEAGLIKFTNPQSPIKLLTGGTKLADVFVPITINGDVAFVKALLLKLLEKETLECNVFDKDFINEHTHGYDAFISDLKQFDFDDCLALSGVSRSTFNDVFDLVLNKKKIIICWAMGLTQHENAVDNIRELVNLLLVKGSIGKEGAGTCPVRGHSNVQGDRTVGIWEAAPQAFLDKIENKYGFKPTTKHGYSVIDAIKAMNEKKVKVFFGLGGNFISAVPDTNYSAQGLANCNLTVHVSTKLNRSHLVTGKEALILPCLGRAEKDYQKTGIQTQSVENSMGIVSSTKGILEPCSETLLSEVAVVCNIAHATLKERSKINWLQYKDDYNLVRDDIQEVVDGFQDYNKRLKQPSGFYLPNGARKRKFKTATGKANFSLNKLPKWKLKDSELIMMTIRSHDQFNTTIYGLDDRYRGVFNERRIIFMNREDMKNRNLEEHQVVNLTSEFNGKIRKANNFKVVGYDIPKNCCATYFPEANVLVPIDSYAHTAKTPASKSIIITVAANK, from the coding sequence ATGAGCACATCTCCAGTAGATAAAGCAAATACACCAGAAGAATTCACAAATTTAAAAACCACAGAGCCAGCAAAAAACACTGGAGGTTTTAAAGCATTAAAATCAGCAATGATGCATGCTTCAAAATATATGAAACCATCTGAGGCTATTAAAATTTCAACTAAAATAAATCAAAAAGGAGGATTTGATTGTCCAGGTTGTGCATGGCCAGATCCGGACGATGACCGCTCATCATTAGGTGAGTATTGTGAAAATGGTATGAAAGCGATGTCTGAGGAGAGACAAAAGAAAACGATAGGTTATGAGTTTTTTGCAAATCATTCTGTTGAGGCACTTGCTAATTTATCCGATTTTGAAATTGGTAAATCGGGACGTCTTTCAGAACCCATGTTTTTGGCAGAAGGCGCTACTCATTACCAGCCCATATCTTGGAAAGCTGCTTTTGAAAAAGTAGGCAATCATTTAAATGCATTGAGTAATCCAGATGAAGCCGTTTTTTACACTTCAGGAAGAACAACAAATGAAGCCGCCTTTTTATACCAATTATTTGTTCGTGAGTTTGGAACTGCAAATCTCCCAGACTGTTCCAATATGTGCCATGAAGTTAGTGGTAGTGCCCTTTCTGAAACCTTAGGGATAGGAAAAGGTTCTGTAACCTTAGATGATTTGTATAAAGCAGAACTAGTTATGGTAATTGGTCAGAACCCAGGAACTAACCACCCCAGAATGCTTACGGCTTTAGAAAAATGTAAAAAGAATGGCGGAAAAATTATAGCAATTAATCCTTTACCGGAAGCTGGACTTATTAAATTCACGAATCCACAAAGTCCTATAAAACTATTAACGGGCGGTACTAAACTCGCTGATGTATTTGTGCCTATCACTATTAATGGAGATGTTGCTTTTGTTAAGGCTTTATTGCTTAAATTATTAGAAAAAGAAACATTAGAATGCAACGTATTTGATAAAGATTTTATCAATGAACATACACATGGTTACGATGCCTTTATTTCAGATTTAAAGCAATTTGATTTTGATGATTGTTTGGCTTTGTCTGGAGTGTCCAGATCGACTTTCAATGATGTTTTCGATTTAGTTTTAAACAAAAAAAAGATTATTATTTGTTGGGCCATGGGACTGACTCAGCATGAAAATGCAGTAGATAATATTCGTGAATTAGTGAATTTATTATTGGTAAAAGGTAGTATTGGAAAAGAAGGCGCGGGTACTTGCCCTGTTCGTGGCCATTCTAATGTACAAGGCGATAGAACGGTAGGAATTTGGGAAGCTGCACCACAAGCGTTTTTAGATAAGATAGAAAATAAATATGGCTTTAAACCAACTACAAAACACGGGTATTCGGTAATAGATGCTATAAAAGCCATGAATGAAAAAAAAGTCAAAGTATTCTTTGGTTTAGGAGGCAATTTTATATCTGCAGTTCCAGATACTAATTATTCTGCTCAAGGATTAGCTAATTGTAATTTAACAGTTCATGTAAGTACAAAATTAAACCGTTCACATTTAGTTACAGGTAAAGAAGCCTTAATATTACCTTGTTTGGGCCGTGCCGAAAAGGACTATCAAAAAACAGGAATTCAGACCCAAAGCGTGGAAAATTCCATGGGTATTGTGTCGTCTACCAAAGGTATTTTAGAGCCTTGCTCAGAGACCTTATTAAGCGAAGTGGCAGTGGTTTGTAATATTGCACATGCTACATTAAAAGAACGTTCTAAAATCAATTGGCTTCAATATAAAGATGATTATAATTTAGTTCGTGATGATATTCAAGAAGTAGTAGATGGTTTTCAGGATTACAACAAAAGACTTAAACAACCATCAGGTTTTTATTTACCCAATGGAGCAAGAAAAAGAAAATTTAAAACAGCTACAGGTAAGGCGAATTTTTCTTTAAATAAGTTGCCTAAGTGGAAGCTTAAAGATTCAGAATTAATTATGATGACTATACGTAGTCATGATCAGTTTAATACTACTATTTATGGTTTAGATGACCGTTATCGAGGTGTTTTTAATGAAAGACGAATTATTTTCATGAATCGAGAAGATATGAAAAATAGAAACCTTGAAGAGCATCAAGTAGTAAACCTGACTTCAGAATTCAATGGTAAAATTAGAAAAGCTAATAATTTTAAAGTTGTTGGTTACGATATTCCTAAAAATTGCTGCGCTACTTATTTTCCAGAAGCTAATGTATTGGTGCCCATAGATAGTTATGCGCATACAGCCAAAACACCGGCATCTAAAAGTATAATAATAACAGTTGCTGCTAATAAATAG
- a CDS encoding nucleotidyltransferase family protein: MSSVPKHTLNIPIVILAAGASKRMGTIKQLLSWGEHTLLGHAIQTALKTNTKDIYVVLGANYRTIKKEIDKFPVTIIKNDAWELGLGKSIACAVDHILQAESHVEGILICLADQPFVDTDFLNTLIQNFVPNKNKIVATSYKNGFSGVPVIFDKAYASELSKLIDDNGAKSLLRKYTALVDTFKLKLDNIDIDNKEDYDHLYKVNFKN; the protein is encoded by the coding sequence ATGAGTTCAGTGCCTAAACATACTTTAAATATCCCTATAGTCATTTTAGCGGCAGGAGCTTCAAAACGTATGGGAACTATAAAGCAATTATTATCGTGGGGAGAACACACACTTTTAGGGCATGCCATCCAAACAGCATTAAAAACAAATACAAAGGATATTTATGTTGTATTGGGAGCAAACTATCGTACTATTAAAAAAGAAATAGATAAGTTTCCTGTAACTATTATTAAAAACGATGCATGGGAATTGGGCTTGGGGAAATCTATAGCCTGTGCAGTTGATCATATTCTACAAGCAGAATCACATGTTGAAGGGATTCTTATTTGTTTGGCAGATCAGCCTTTTGTTGATACTGATTTTTTAAATACGTTGATTCAAAATTTTGTTCCAAATAAAAATAAAATTGTAGCAACTTCTTATAAAAATGGGTTTTCTGGTGTTCCGGTAATTTTTGATAAGGCATATGCATCCGAATTGTCTAAATTAATTGACGATAACGGAGCTAAATCACTTCTTAGGAAATATACCGCTTTAGTTGACACTTTTAAGCTTAAATTAGATAATATCGATATAGATAATAAAGAAGATTATGACCATCTATATAAAGTGAATTTTAAAAATTGA
- a CDS encoding XdhC family protein — protein MTHEFKDIVNQAEIAREKGIKSVLASVVALNGSSYRKPGVRMLILEDGKMIGAVSGGCVEKEILLQSESVFKTGQSKIITYDGRYRLGCEGVLYILIEVFEPDNSFKEVFFNALEERESFEIWSYYNKTEAFVSGIGSWVKIKGAFFPLQSHAKKLKTNHSLSIFKQHMPPCFKLVIIGAEHDAVQLCKYATLTGWEVAVVSGPSESKSIANFPGAISFQAVSAEHMETTSIDDQTAIVLMTHNFANDLRYLVQLKNTNPVYIGLLGPLKRREDLLSQLIEYCPDIEDDFLDSIHGPAGINIGSETPQEIAVSIVAEILSVARKQDPISLSKKKGKIHS, from the coding sequence ATGACACATGAATTTAAAGACATCGTTAATCAGGCTGAAATAGCTAGAGAAAAAGGCATTAAATCGGTTTTAGCATCAGTCGTAGCTCTTAATGGCTCTTCCTATAGAAAACCAGGGGTGCGGATGCTTATTTTAGAAGATGGTAAAATGATTGGTGCCGTTAGTGGAGGCTGTGTAGAAAAGGAGATCTTGTTACAATCTGAATCTGTTTTTAAGACAGGACAATCTAAAATAATAACCTATGATGGTAGATATAGGTTAGGATGTGAAGGCGTTTTATATATTTTAATAGAAGTATTTGAACCAGATAACTCTTTTAAAGAAGTCTTTTTTAATGCTCTGGAAGAAAGAGAATCATTCGAAATTTGGTCATATTATAATAAAACAGAAGCGTTCGTTTCAGGAATAGGTTCTTGGGTAAAAATTAAAGGGGCGTTTTTTCCATTACAAAGCCATGCTAAAAAACTAAAAACAAATCATTCATTATCAATTTTTAAACAACATATGCCACCGTGTTTTAAGCTTGTTATTATTGGCGCAGAGCATGACGCGGTACAATTATGCAAATATGCTACTTTAACAGGCTGGGAGGTTGCTGTTGTTTCAGGACCATCAGAATCTAAATCAATTGCTAATTTTCCGGGAGCAATTAGCTTTCAGGCAGTTTCAGCAGAACATATGGAAACTACATCTATCGATGACCAGACAGCTATTGTATTAATGACCCACAATTTTGCTAATGATCTAAGGTATTTAGTGCAATTAAAAAATACAAACCCTGTGTATATTGGTTTATTGGGACCATTAAAACGAAGAGAAGATTTACTGTCTCAACTTATAGAATATTGTCCAGATATAGAAGATGATTTTCTAGATAGCATTCATGGTCCGGCAGGCATTAATATTGGTTCTGAAACCCCTCAGGAGATAGCAGTCTCAATTGTAGCAGAAATATTGTCTGTAGCTAGAAAACAAGACCCGATATCATTAAGTAAAAAAAAGGGTAAGATTCATTCTTAA
- a CDS encoding molybdopterin cofactor-binding domain-containing protein, producing MTPSKQIAFSRRSFLKTSALAGGGMLIGFNLFNACKPEAKVPIDLSQLNYNDFNAYIKISKEGKVTIFSPNPEIGQGVKTSMPMIIAEELDVAWEDVYVVQAPLDTENYTRQVAGGSQSIRLSWQALRQTGATAKQMLVNAAAANWGIDASECSVAKGIITNAKGEKLGYGDVVLEASTLEVPEDVTLKDPKDFTIIGKGAGNVDIDKIVTGKPLFGLDYKEEGMLYASVLRPPAFGQVLESFDDTAARALSGVVDVIVIGEKARAYLEGSKKTSWTAQLSKSDKMVVLAKTTWDAIKGKRAIKAIWKNDSELESTESHDKLLLDLLEGETFKTRRKDGNVKKAFANADKVLERIYESPFLPHNCMEPMNFFANITSEKVHLVGPIQTPAEAAKVVSDLLDRKLEDIHIDMTRMGGGFGRRLYGDFVYEVAEISNAINKPVKMVSTREDDMTTGVYRPASKYKISASIKDGKLTGYHLKEACINGNMYGLIPNFFPAAALENYQVDTANYKSNITTGAWRAPYTNFLASAEQSFFDELAEVLEVDRVQLHLDLLENAKKNPEPNIEYSPERLQGVIKKVVDKSNWGKTEAGVYQGFSVYYCHNTHVAEVADIIMDNGTPIVKKVTCAVDCGIVVNPLGAMNQIKGGVIDGIGHAMYSDFGFNNGVPQSNNFSTYQLIRMAQTPKVDVHFIENDIDPTGLGEPTLPPVGAAVANAIYKATGKRLTKQPYMSNLDLEKVVG from the coding sequence ATGACACCTTCAAAACAAATAGCATTCAGTAGAAGATCGTTCTTAAAAACATCGGCATTGGCTGGTGGTGGTATGTTAATAGGTTTTAACTTATTTAATGCCTGTAAACCAGAAGCAAAAGTTCCTATAGATTTAAGTCAATTAAATTATAATGATTTTAATGCCTATATAAAAATTTCAAAAGAAGGCAAGGTTACTATTTTTTCTCCCAATCCAGAAATCGGACAAGGCGTTAAAACCTCTATGCCTATGATTATTGCAGAAGAATTGGATGTCGCTTGGGAAGATGTTTATGTAGTACAAGCACCTTTAGATACAGAGAATTACACAAGGCAGGTTGCTGGAGGTAGTCAATCTATAAGACTGAGTTGGCAAGCATTAAGACAAACAGGAGCCACTGCAAAACAAATGTTGGTAAATGCCGCAGCAGCAAATTGGGGTATCGATGCTTCAGAATGCTCAGTAGCTAAAGGGATTATTACAAATGCGAAAGGAGAAAAGTTAGGTTATGGTGATGTTGTTCTAGAGGCTTCGACCTTAGAAGTCCCTGAGGATGTCACATTAAAAGACCCTAAAGATTTTACAATCATTGGTAAAGGCGCTGGTAATGTAGATATTGATAAAATAGTTACAGGAAAACCTTTATTTGGACTAGATTATAAAGAAGAAGGCATGCTTTATGCTTCGGTTTTAAGACCGCCTGCTTTTGGACAAGTGCTTGAATCTTTTGATGATACTGCTGCGCGTGCACTCTCAGGAGTTGTAGACGTTATTGTTATTGGCGAAAAAGCTAGAGCGTATTTAGAGGGTAGCAAAAAGACAAGTTGGACAGCACAATTAAGTAAAAGTGATAAGATGGTTGTGCTTGCAAAAACGACCTGGGATGCCATAAAAGGAAAAAGAGCAATTAAAGCCATTTGGAAAAATGATTCTGAACTTGAAAGTACAGAGTCTCATGATAAACTACTATTGGATTTATTAGAAGGTGAAACGTTTAAAACAAGACGAAAAGACGGTAATGTAAAAAAAGCATTTGCAAACGCTGATAAAGTTTTAGAACGTATTTATGAATCCCCGTTTTTACCACATAATTGTATGGAACCTATGAACTTTTTTGCAAATATAACTTCAGAAAAAGTCCATTTGGTTGGTCCGATTCAAACTCCGGCGGAAGCAGCTAAAGTAGTATCAGACTTATTAGACAGAAAACTTGAAGATATCCATATAGATATGACAAGAATGGGAGGTGGTTTTGGTAGACGACTTTATGGCGATTTTGTATATGAAGTAGCCGAAATATCAAACGCCATTAATAAACCAGTAAAAATGGTGTCTACAAGAGAAGATGATATGACTACAGGGGTTTACAGACCAGCAAGTAAATATAAAATTTCGGCGTCGATCAAAGATGGAAAATTAACAGGATATCATTTAAAAGAAGCATGCATTAATGGTAATATGTATGGGTTGATTCCAAATTTCTTTCCGGCAGCTGCATTAGAGAACTACCAGGTTGATACCGCTAATTATAAAAGTAATATAACAACAGGAGCTTGGAGAGCGCCTTATACGAACTTTTTAGCAAGCGCAGAACAAAGCTTTTTTGATGAATTAGCTGAGGTTTTAGAAGTAGATCGTGTTCAATTGCATTTGGATCTATTAGAAAATGCTAAAAAGAACCCAGAACCTAATATAGAGTATAGTCCGGAACGCTTACAAGGCGTTATAAAAAAGGTCGTAGATAAGTCTAATTGGGGGAAAACCGAAGCAGGCGTTTATCAAGGGTTTTCTGTATATTATTGTCATAATACTCATGTGGCAGAAGTTGCAGATATTATCATGGATAATGGTACCCCAATAGTTAAAAAAGTAACCTGCGCTGTAGATTGTGGTATTGTTGTAAATCCGCTAGGAGCAATGAACCAGATAAAAGGTGGTGTTATTGATGGTATTGGACATGCTATGTATTCCGATTTTGGATTTAATAACGGCGTGCCTCAGTCTAATAATTTTAGTACATATCAACTCATTCGTATGGCACAAACCCCAAAAGTGGATGTGCATTTTATTGAAAATGATATAGACCCTACAGGTTTAGGAGAGCCTACCTTACCACCCGTTGGAGCAGCAGTTGCTAATGCTATATACAAAGCTACAGGGAAAAGATTAACCAAGCAGCCGTATATGAGTAATTTGGATTTGGAAAAAGTAGTCGGGTAA
- a CDS encoding (2Fe-2S)-binding protein produces the protein MPTFNLKINNKKHTVEADADTPLLWVLRDKIDLVGTKFGCGIGQCGACTVHVDGNAMRSCLLLVSQAEGLNITTIEGLSEQGDHPVQQAWKEIDVPQCGYCQSGQIMTASAFLSKNPNPNESEIRNAMHGNICRCASYNSIEEAIKVASKKLS, from the coding sequence ATGCCGACCTTCAATTTAAAAATTAATAATAAAAAGCATACTGTAGAAGCAGATGCAGATACACCTTTACTATGGGTTTTAAGAGATAAGATAGATTTAGTAGGAACTAAATTTGGTTGTGGAATAGGTCAATGTGGTGCTTGTACCGTTCATGTAGATGGTAATGCCATGCGCAGTTGTTTACTTCTAGTATCACAAGCTGAAGGGTTAAATATTACAACCATAGAAGGACTGTCAGAACAAGGAGACCATCCGGTACAACAAGCATGGAAAGAAATAGATGTACCACAATGTGGCTATTGTCAATCTGGACAAATAATGACAGCTTCAGCATTTTTAAGTAAAAACCCGAATCCTAATGAATCGGAAATTAGAAATGCAATGCATGGTAATATTTGTAGATGCGCATCCTATAATAGTATTGAAGAAGCTATAAAAGTAGCCTCAAAAAAATTAAGTTAA
- a CDS encoding sodium:calcium antiporter — protein MTIISSLGLILITCIIIWRACDGFEMASNYLGRNMKEGIKGATINAIGSSLPELFTTLFFLFVLKDKDGFSGGIGTTAGSAVFNAMIIPAVVILAVIGKGISPKIEISRKVILRDGISLIIAELALIFVITGPSLNWIHGLILMVLYFIYVAYMLISQGAGDIENDYEDTADGGNRAVAFFKGDLSTVVLGDSKINKVKAFGLLILSVFFIGMACFWLVEACEQFGTAIGMPIYFVSVVLASAATSVPDTIISYKDAMKGNYDDAVANALGSNIFDVCFALGLPLFLFTLIYGPIEMSSETIENVGQLRVLLLISTIIVFLIFVFAKHGIKKLHAKLLLLLYVLFVAYSIGKGVSYDIPVINEISQLLSMISHWFSSIVWF, from the coding sequence ATGACTATTATTTCTTCTTTGGGACTTATTTTAATTACATGCATCATTATTTGGAGAGCTTGCGATGGTTTTGAAATGGCTTCTAATTATCTAGGTCGAAATATGAAAGAAGGTATAAAAGGAGCTACCATCAATGCTATTGGAAGCAGTTTACCTGAATTATTTACAACGCTTTTTTTCTTATTTGTTTTAAAAGATAAAGATGGTTTTTCTGGTGGTATTGGTACCACAGCAGGAAGTGCTGTTTTTAATGCTATGATTATTCCTGCTGTTGTTATTTTGGCAGTTATAGGAAAAGGCATTTCTCCTAAAATTGAAATCTCAAGGAAAGTTATATTACGTGATGGGATATCACTTATCATTGCTGAATTAGCTTTAATTTTTGTAATTACCGGACCGTCCTTAAACTGGATCCACGGACTTATTTTAATGGTTCTATATTTTATTTATGTAGCCTATATGCTAATAAGTCAAGGGGCTGGCGATATAGAAAATGACTATGAAGATACTGCCGATGGTGGTAACAGGGCTGTTGCTTTTTTTAAAGGTGATTTATCTACTGTCGTTTTAGGAGATTCTAAAATCAATAAAGTGAAAGCCTTTGGTTTGTTGATACTTTCTGTTTTTTTTATTGGTATGGCTTGTTTTTGGCTTGTTGAAGCTTGTGAACAGTTTGGAACTGCCATTGGCATGCCTATTTATTTTGTTTCTGTGGTACTCGCCTCTGCTGCGACCAGTGTTCCGGATACTATTATTTCATACAAGGATGCCATGAAAGGTAATTATGATGATGCTGTTGCCAATGCTTTGGGTAGTAATATTTTTGACGTTTGTTTTGCACTTGGTCTTCCTCTATTTTTATTCACACTTATTTATGGTCCTATTGAAATGAGTAGTGAGACTATAGAGAATGTTGGACAATTACGTGTATTACTTTTAATTTCAACAATAATAGTTTTTCTGATTTTTGTTTTTGCTAAACATGGTATTAAAAAACTTCATGCGAAGTTATTACTATTATTATATGTGCTGTTTGTGGCTTATTCAATTGGCAAAGGCGTGAGTTATGATATTCCAGTTATTAATGAAATATCCCAGTTGTTGTCTATGATATCTCATTGGTTTTCTTCGATTGTATGGTTTTAG
- a CDS encoding CASTOR/POLLUX-related putative ion channel: MKNSFRERLNYKAERFLSKGGASIFKSLLILFIVVFVVLTGIRLLLINLFPSLDYTGNVFRDIWVTFLEMTDPGNMNQDNEAPTYLKILTVLSGLTGVILLSMLIGFITTALDTMLYDFRKGRGKVIENNHTIILGWNERVVDVIRELILANESEDKASVVILSREDKEVMDNLITKRLPDTLTTEVITTQGDYANINELKRVNLESARSIIILANCSESATMSKKVASDVQSVKSILAITACQDGKNELPIIAEIFTKEKRDIISFFEDDNIIAIDSWDIMGKLLIQTSLTSGLDTVYKEILSFDGCEIYFYEDDWNNTNFYELSYHMEDGIPLGIYSEENGLILRPPTDTVLKNGGTVVILAEDDSTIAFDNKQYFFPDTSKKIIDKRLEQKKKRILILGWHKVAEVFIEEATDYLLEGSDFDIMFDAPTEELKGIIEGVTAEYGDFNIKLHDSNPLDLEKLQAINPESYDTVVILSQSMEEQSADKIDSDTLIILLLLRKLLNEDNGLQIITQVLNSENQEIITQTNVDDFIISNKLITMILAQLSEETLMKSFYDDIFSEDGSEIYVKPATLYFDTFPQTITFADAIFCAHQRDEICLGIRKGDLSKSLDANFGIKLNPDKDMAIELEENDFLIVLSEDEL; encoded by the coding sequence ATGAAAAATTCTTTCAGAGAACGTTTAAACTATAAAGCTGAACGTTTTTTAAGTAAAGGAGGCGCATCCATATTCAAAAGTCTTTTAATTTTATTCATTGTTGTTTTTGTAGTTCTAACAGGCATACGATTACTACTCATAAACCTATTTCCAAGTTTAGATTATACAGGCAACGTTTTTAGAGATATTTGGGTGACGTTTTTAGAAATGACAGATCCTGGAAATATGAATCAGGATAATGAAGCACCAACCTATCTCAAGATTTTAACAGTGCTTTCTGGGTTAACAGGCGTTATTTTATTGTCTATGCTTATAGGTTTTATAACGACGGCATTAGATACCATGCTTTATGATTTTAGAAAAGGAAGAGGTAAGGTTATAGAAAATAACCATACCATAATTTTAGGTTGGAACGAACGCGTTGTCGATGTTATTAGAGAGCTTATCTTAGCTAATGAGAGTGAAGACAAAGCATCAGTTGTTATCTTATCAAGGGAAGATAAAGAGGTAATGGATAACCTGATTACTAAACGTCTTCCAGATACACTAACTACAGAGGTTATTACGACACAAGGTGATTATGCAAATATTAATGAATTAAAGCGTGTAAATTTAGAGTCTGCACGTTCTATAATTATATTGGCTAATTGTTCAGAAAGTGCTACCATGAGTAAAAAAGTAGCTAGTGATGTACAATCTGTTAAATCTATATTAGCAATTACGGCTTGTCAAGATGGCAAAAATGAATTACCAATAATTGCTGAAATTTTTACCAAAGAAAAACGAGACATTATCAGCTTTTTTGAAGACGATAATATCATTGCCATAGACAGTTGGGATATTATGGGGAAACTCCTTATTCAAACATCTTTAACAAGTGGTTTGGATACGGTTTATAAAGAAATTTTATCGTTTGATGGTTGTGAAATCTATTTTTATGAAGATGATTGGAATAATACCAATTTTTATGAGTTGAGCTATCACATGGAAGATGGGATTCCTTTAGGAATCTATTCAGAAGAAAACGGATTGATTTTACGCCCCCCAACAGATACTGTACTTAAAAATGGAGGTACCGTTGTTATTTTAGCAGAAGACGATTCTACAATAGCTTTCGATAATAAACAATATTTCTTTCCAGATACTTCCAAGAAAATTATAGATAAGCGTTTAGAACAAAAAAAGAAGCGTATTCTTATTTTAGGTTGGCACAAGGTTGCTGAAGTCTTTATAGAAGAGGCCACAGATTACTTATTAGAAGGCTCAGATTTTGATATTATGTTCGATGCACCTACCGAAGAATTAAAGGGTATTATTGAAGGTGTAACAGCAGAATATGGAGATTTTAATATAAAACTGCACGATTCTAATCCGTTAGATTTAGAAAAACTACAAGCTATAAATCCAGAAAGTTACGATACTGTTGTTATTTTATCGCAAAGTATGGAAGAGCAATCTGCAGATAAAATAGATTCAGATACACTTATTATCCTATTATTATTAAGGAAATTACTGAATGAAGATAATGGATTGCAAATCATCACACAGGTTTTAAATTCTGAAAATCAAGAAATTATAACACAAACTAATGTGGATGATTTTATTATTAGTAATAAGCTAATCACTATGATTTTAGCGCAATTGAGCGAGGAAACATTAATGAAGAGTTTTTATGATGATATTTTCTCAGAAGATGGTAGTGAGATATATGTAAAACCGGCAACTTTATACTTTGATACTTTCCCACAAACTATAACATTTGCAGATGCTATTTTCTGTGCACACCAACGAGATGAAATTTGTTTAGGAATTAGAAAAGGAGATTTAAGTAAATCTTTAGATGCTAATTTTGGTATTAAGCTTAATCCAGACAAAGATATGGCTATCGAGCTTGAAGAAAACGATTTCCTAATTGTTTTAAGTGAGGACGAACTTTAG
- a CDS encoding TerB family tellurite resistance protein has product MIIFGTRGVRSTKATGTFNCPQCEDNRGYRHRKVTQFFTLYFIPLIPLGSKGEYVECDHCKGTFITKVIDNTASTDREAFMAMYEQAIRHVMVKIMLADGVIDNNEKVMVLSIINKYGHNDMSSFQLDDYIKEVQADSSDISTYLKNVGPSLNEHGKELLIKCALDVAYSDGHFDDSEKAMILEMGVIMEMSSAHIKGIMAEFVEQLN; this is encoded by the coding sequence ATGATTATTTTTGGAACTAGAGGTGTGCGTTCAACCAAAGCAACAGGAACTTTTAATTGTCCTCAATGTGAAGACAATAGAGGGTACCGACACAGAAAAGTAACTCAATTTTTCACCTTATATTTTATTCCACTAATTCCTTTAGGAAGTAAAGGCGAGTATGTAGAGTGCGACCATTGTAAAGGCACTTTTATCACTAAAGTGATAGATAATACAGCATCTACAGATAGAGAAGCGTTTATGGCTATGTATGAGCAAGCCATACGTCATGTTATGGTGAAAATTATGTTGGCAGATGGTGTTATTGATAATAATGAAAAGGTAATGGTACTAAGTATCATTAATAAATATGGGCATAATGATATGTCTTCTTTTCAATTAGATGATTACATTAAAGAAGTACAAGCAGATTCTAGTGATATTTCAACCTATTTAAAAAATGTTGGACCATCTTTAAACGAGCATGGTAAAGAACTATTAATAAAATGCGCTTTAGATGTGGCCTATTCTGATGGGCATTTTGATGATTCAGAAAAAGCAATGATTCTTGAAATGGGGGTCATCATGGAAATGTCTTCAGCTCATATCAAAGGTATAATGGCAGAATTTGTTGAACAACTCAACTAA